In a single window of the Dromaius novaehollandiae isolate bDroNov1 chromosome 17, bDroNov1.hap1, whole genome shotgun sequence genome:
- the UNG gene encoding uracil-DNA glycosylase isoform X2 encodes MIGQKTLHCFFSAAPAKKRSRSPEPAGGAEANAAKKPKAAEAEPGQASPRASPLSPEQLERIRRNKEAALRRLAERNVPPGFGESWRRQLDGEFSKPYFMELMAFVAEERKRYTVYPPPDQVFTWTQMCDIRDVKVVILGQDPYHGPNQAHGLCFSVQKPVPPPPSLENIYKELSTDIEDFTHPGHGDLTGWAKQGVLLLNAVLTVRAHQATSHKEKGWEQFTDVVVSWLNKNLHGVVFMLWGAYAQKKGSSIDRKRHHVLQTVHPSPLSVQRGFFGCRHFSKTNELLKKSGKKPIDWRAL; translated from the exons GCCAATGCCGCCAAGAAGCCGAAGGCGGCAGAAGCCGAGCCGGGCCAGGCCTCGCCGCGCGCCTCGCCGCTGAGCCCGGAGCAGCTGGAGCGGATCCGCAGGAACAAGGAGGCGGCTCTGCGGCGCCTGGCCGAGCGGAACGTGCCCCCCGGCTTCGGGGAGAGCTGGAGGCGGCAGCTGGACGGGGAGTTCTCCAAGCCCTACTTCATGGAG CTGATGGCGTTTGTAGCAGAAGAGAGGAAGCGGTACACGGTCTATCCGCCCCCGGACCAGGTCTTCACCTGGACTCAGATGTGCGACATCAGAGAT GTGAAGGTTGTCATTTTGGGGCAAGATCCATATCATGGACCTAATCAAGCTCATGGGCTCTGTTTCAGTGTCCAGAAACCTGTTCCACCACCCCCCAG tttagaaaatatttacaaagaacTGTCTACTGATATTGAAGACTTCACACATCCTGGTCATGGAGATCTAACTGGCTGGGCCAAGCAAG GAGTGCTCCTCCTCAATGCTGTCCTGACAGTGCGAGCTCACCAAGCCACCTCCCACAAGGAGAAAGGCTGGGAACAATTCACGGATGTGGTGGTGTCTTGGCTAAACAAGAACTTGCATGGAGTTGTCTTCATGTTGTGGGGAGCGTATGCACAGAAGAAAGGCAGTTCTATTGACAGG AAACGGCACCATGTTCTGCAGACAGTTCACCcttcacctctgtctgtgcaaaGAGGGTTTTTCGGCTGTCGGCATTTCTCTAAAACAAACGAATTGCTGAAGAAATCTGGCAAGAAGCCCATTGACTGGAGAGCGCTCTAA
- the UNG gene encoding uracil-DNA glycosylase isoform X1 → MAAARLLPLGRLLALGPRLGRGAPRLLCSRVSTRDSQANAAKKPKAAEAEPGQASPRASPLSPEQLERIRRNKEAALRRLAERNVPPGFGESWRRQLDGEFSKPYFMELMAFVAEERKRYTVYPPPDQVFTWTQMCDIRDVKVVILGQDPYHGPNQAHGLCFSVQKPVPPPPSLENIYKELSTDIEDFTHPGHGDLTGWAKQGVLLLNAVLTVRAHQATSHKEKGWEQFTDVVVSWLNKNLHGVVFMLWGAYAQKKGSSIDRKRHHVLQTVHPSPLSVQRGFFGCRHFSKTNELLKKSGKKPIDWRAL, encoded by the exons atggcggcggcgcggcttCTGCCGCTCGGGAGGCTCCTGGCGCTCGGCCCGCGCCTGGGCCGCGGCGCGCCGCGCCTGCTCTGCAGCCGCGTCTCCACCCGCGATTCCCAGGCCAATGCCGCCAAGAAGCCGAAGGCGGCAGAAGCCGAGCCGGGCCAGGCCTCGCCGCGCGCCTCGCCGCTGAGCCCGGAGCAGCTGGAGCGGATCCGCAGGAACAAGGAGGCGGCTCTGCGGCGCCTGGCCGAGCGGAACGTGCCCCCCGGCTTCGGGGAGAGCTGGAGGCGGCAGCTGGACGGGGAGTTCTCCAAGCCCTACTTCATGGAG CTGATGGCGTTTGTAGCAGAAGAGAGGAAGCGGTACACGGTCTATCCGCCCCCGGACCAGGTCTTCACCTGGACTCAGATGTGCGACATCAGAGAT GTGAAGGTTGTCATTTTGGGGCAAGATCCATATCATGGACCTAATCAAGCTCATGGGCTCTGTTTCAGTGTCCAGAAACCTGTTCCACCACCCCCCAG tttagaaaatatttacaaagaacTGTCTACTGATATTGAAGACTTCACACATCCTGGTCATGGAGATCTAACTGGCTGGGCCAAGCAAG GAGTGCTCCTCCTCAATGCTGTCCTGACAGTGCGAGCTCACCAAGCCACCTCCCACAAGGAGAAAGGCTGGGAACAATTCACGGATGTGGTGGTGTCTTGGCTAAACAAGAACTTGCATGGAGTTGTCTTCATGTTGTGGGGAGCGTATGCACAGAAGAAAGGCAGTTCTATTGACAGG AAACGGCACCATGTTCTGCAGACAGTTCACCcttcacctctgtctgtgcaaaGAGGGTTTTTCGGCTGTCGGCATTTCTCTAAAACAAACGAATTGCTGAAGAAATCTGGCAAGAAGCCCATTGACTGGAGAGCGCTCTAA